The Geothrix sp. genome has a window encoding:
- a CDS encoding peptidylprolyl isomerase, producing the protein MLRASLISLIALGVVAQEPAKVTPKSLPKPAKAVAKAKPAAKAASAPTASADKPVVLARVGGAAITEADFQSAFALLGQQEQMQVLMVQGGKEEFVKRMAESKLLAVKAKRLGLDKTPGFQLALERAKDDLMAREFLAKEGDSLQKKLAVSEADVKAYYEGHKDRFKQPELVSARHILVSVKQDPKAEAGLTDEEAKARIAKIQEELKGGAKFEDLAKKYSDDPGSKENGGLYADADPSAWVPEFGAAARTQPLGEVGAPVKTMFGYHLVKVEERKPSRQVPFEEAKAAADQAARRDRQVTVWNDLMDGLRKEIPFELLKPAPSDAAPAQVAPKPAETPKPAETPKGGAQ; encoded by the coding sequence ATGCTCCGTGCCTCCCTGATCTCCCTGATCGCCCTCGGCGTCGTCGCCCAGGAGCCGGCCAAGGTCACGCCCAAGTCCCTGCCCAAGCCGGCGAAGGCCGTGGCCAAGGCCAAGCCTGCGGCCAAGGCCGCGTCTGCGCCGACGGCCTCGGCGGACAAGCCCGTGGTGCTGGCTCGCGTGGGCGGCGCCGCCATCACCGAGGCCGATTTCCAGTCGGCCTTCGCCCTCCTCGGCCAGCAGGAGCAGATGCAGGTCCTCATGGTCCAGGGCGGCAAGGAGGAGTTCGTCAAGCGGATGGCCGAGAGCAAGCTCCTGGCCGTGAAGGCGAAGCGCCTCGGGCTGGACAAGACGCCGGGCTTCCAGTTGGCCCTCGAACGCGCCAAGGACGACTTGATGGCCCGGGAATTCCTGGCCAAGGAAGGGGACAGCCTCCAGAAGAAGCTGGCCGTGTCCGAGGCCGATGTGAAGGCCTACTACGAGGGTCACAAGGACCGCTTCAAGCAGCCCGAGCTGGTCAGCGCCCGCCATATCCTGGTCTCCGTGAAGCAGGATCCCAAGGCCGAGGCCGGGTTGACGGACGAGGAAGCCAAGGCCCGGATCGCGAAGATCCAGGAGGAGCTGAAGGGCGGGGCCAAGTTCGAGGACCTGGCCAAGAAGTACAGCGACGATCCCGGCAGCAAGGAGAACGGCGGGCTGTATGCCGATGCCGACCCCTCGGCCTGGGTGCCCGAGTTCGGCGCCGCCGCCCGGACCCAGCCCCTGGGCGAGGTGGGCGCTCCCGTGAAGACCATGTTCGGCTACCACCTGGTGAAGGTGGAGGAGCGCAAACCCAGCCGCCAGGTGCCCTTCGAGGAGGCCAAGGCGGCCGCCGACCAGGCCGCCCGGCGAGACCGGCAGGTGACGGTCTGGAACGATCTGATGGATGGCCTCCGCAAGGAGATCCCCTTCGAGCTGCTCAAGCCCGCACCCTCCGATGCGGCTCCCGCCCAGGTCGCGCCCAAGCCGGCGGAAACCCCCAAGCCCGCCGAGACTCCCAAGGGAGGTGCCCAGTGA
- a CDS encoding Bax inhibitor-1 family protein, with protein MDQQQSWQGTSAGVQPRIDFVRSVYLWLMGGFAVAALGAFSAPLVAAALVPVAGRFLGWVLFGIQFGTLLFASSVSRRKPLNRLAYGLFTFVSGVIAGIVALVIAQGAGFMPVFGALGLTGVVFLTLTVTAFVSKKDFSFLRNFVIVGIAVMFFGSLAAAIFHLETFSLIISGVAVIACSAKLLWDTSAMLRTDDLGDPAGFALALFVSLYNILIALMNLLGGRRR; from the coding sequence ATGGATCAACAGCAGTCGTGGCAGGGGACTTCGGCCGGGGTGCAGCCCCGCATCGATTTTGTCCGAAGCGTCTACCTCTGGCTCATGGGCGGATTCGCGGTGGCGGCATTGGGTGCCTTCAGCGCCCCCTTGGTGGCTGCGGCCCTCGTGCCCGTGGCAGGCCGTTTCCTGGGCTGGGTGCTTTTCGGGATCCAGTTCGGGACGCTGCTGTTCGCCTCCTCGGTGAGCCGTCGCAAACCTTTGAACCGCCTGGCCTATGGGCTCTTCACCTTCGTTTCCGGTGTCATCGCGGGCATCGTGGCCCTGGTGATCGCTCAGGGAGCGGGCTTCATGCCGGTTTTCGGGGCCCTGGGCCTGACCGGCGTGGTGTTCCTGACCCTGACCGTCACGGCCTTCGTCTCCAAGAAGGACTTCAGCTTCCTGCGGAATTTCGTCATCGTCGGCATCGCCGTGATGTTCTTCGGCAGCCTGGCGGCGGCCATCTTCCACCTGGAGACCTTCAGCCTCATCATCTCCGGCGTGGCGGTCATCGCCTGCTCGGCGAAGCTGCTCTGGGACACTTCCGCCATGCTGCGCACGGATGATCTGGGCGATCCCGCGGGTTTCGCCCTGGCCCTGTTCGTGAGCCTCTACAACATCCTCATCGCCCTGATGAACCTCCTCGGCGGTCGGCGCCGCTAG
- a CDS encoding 8-amino-7-oxononanoate synthase: MIPPAWQQRLQQQAGRRRALGRDRAIQPDARPAATVDVCSNDYLGLRRDARLAEAAASAARAFGTGTGAARLLRGTTALHDELEGALAQWKGTEACLLFNTGFQANATLIPALVGRGDAVFSDALNHASLVDGCRMARAGGAHLGIYRHLDPADLERQMAAWRAAASPDALALVATDAVFSMDGDAADLPALVELCERHGALLLIDEAHATGLLGGSGAGLAQQQGVHGRVPLVMGTLGKALGSFGAFICCGDLMRDHLVNTARGFIFSTALPPPSVGAALAAVRIAQAEPWRREKALALADRLRSGLDQPHHPSAIVPVTIGPDAEAVRLAAVLQARGFDVRAVRPPTVPEGSARLRLTTGAHLEAAQVEALLAALREALKD; the protein is encoded by the coding sequence GTGATCCCGCCCGCCTGGCAGCAACGCCTTCAGCAGCAGGCCGGACGCCGCCGGGCCCTGGGCCGGGACCGGGCCATCCAGCCCGACGCCCGGCCCGCCGCAACGGTCGATGTCTGCTCCAACGATTACCTGGGCCTGCGGCGGGATGCCCGGCTCGCGGAAGCCGCCGCCTCGGCCGCCCGGGCCTTCGGCACCGGCACCGGGGCGGCGCGCCTGCTGCGGGGGACCACGGCGTTGCACGATGAGCTGGAAGGCGCCCTGGCCCAGTGGAAGGGCACGGAGGCCTGCCTCCTCTTCAACACCGGCTTCCAGGCCAACGCCACGCTCATCCCCGCCCTGGTGGGCCGCGGGGATGCCGTCTTCTCCGATGCCCTCAACCACGCCTCTCTGGTGGACGGCTGCCGGATGGCCCGGGCCGGGGGAGCCCACCTGGGCATCTACCGGCATCTGGACCCGGCGGATCTCGAACGGCAGATGGCCGCCTGGCGGGCCGCCGCCTCCCCCGATGCCCTGGCCCTGGTGGCCACGGACGCCGTCTTCAGCATGGATGGCGACGCTGCGGACCTGCCGGCGCTCGTGGAGCTTTGCGAGCGTCATGGCGCCCTGCTCCTCATCGACGAGGCCCACGCCACGGGCCTGCTCGGCGGCAGCGGCGCAGGACTGGCGCAGCAGCAGGGCGTCCACGGCCGAGTGCCCCTGGTGATGGGCACCCTGGGCAAGGCCCTGGGTTCCTTCGGCGCGTTCATCTGCTGCGGGGACCTGATGCGCGACCACCTGGTGAACACCGCCCGGGGGTTCATCTTCTCCACAGCCCTGCCCCCACCCTCGGTCGGGGCGGCCCTGGCGGCGGTACGGATCGCCCAGGCCGAGCCCTGGCGCCGGGAGAAGGCCCTGGCCCTCGCGGACCGTCTGAGATCGGGCCTGGACCAGCCCCATCACCCTTCGGCCATCGTTCCGGTCACCATCGGACCCGATGCCGAGGCCGTGCGCCTTGCCGCGGTCCTCCAGGCCCGCGGCTTCGATGTGCGGGCCGTGAGACCCCCCACCGTGCCCGAGGGGTCGGCCCGGCTGCGGCTCACCACCGGTGCGCACCTGGAGGCGGCCCAGGTCGAAGCCCTCCTGGCGGCCCTTCGGGAAGCCTTGAAGGATTGA
- a CDS encoding PAS domain S-box protein, giving the protein MTEPRAPIAGRSRAVLVLLAGVALSLAGFFLARDARRRQVEAEFQAAARDRAESVIQGFRHGLEDVLVLRSYFESSDQVTREDFDAFTSLTLSLHPYIQALQWLPEVSPGNRAALEAEARRKYSGFRFFNRDAAGQEVILPADARFHGVAFVSPYKGNEVTLGFAAEHLATRQQALERALRTGELSASGRIRLIQEQGNQFGLLVMASVRSPHGPSRGVVQGVFRAGDLVQKSLAILEPRGVELRLLDASAPPSESVLHAEPSPLPPEGPAKSSPLRLTREFELAGRRWVVVVTPGPGHYPLAAGWRAWGVLAGGLAFSFLLAGYVRTLLAGQAQIRAQVEARTHELAEEVESHRKDARALRESEARFRQLVEVMGEGMWVLDPDGNTTFVNRRMAEMLGYPPAEMIGRPLTDFEFDDDIPASRRNMAQRREGISAQHDFRFKRKDGSEVWTIVTGNPVLDDEGRVVSVLGMITDITERRRAEQAQLQSQKLESLGVLAGGIAHDFNNLLTAILGNINLAQMCIPRLSPAQLYLENLEKTVHRATSLTRQMLAYSGKGRFVVAPLDLNQAVEEMSHLLGVSISKKVSLRFQLQTGLPALMAEASQIQQVVMNLVTNASEAIGEAEGIVSIRTGLQVYSEADLTRDFPGQDIAPGAFLTLEVADTGQGMTPEVQARIFEPFFTTKFTGRGLGLSAMQGIIRGHKGGIRVYSEPGKGTTFKVIFPAGTRAVDFEPEEAEVDAWRGSGTVLVVDDEDGVRTVAEALLRSMGFEVILAKDGMEALERFRSAAGAIRAVLLDLTMPHMGGVETFRELRRIDPGCRVVLTSGYNEQEAIQDFLGKGLVAFVQKPFQSTSLAQAMKKALEG; this is encoded by the coding sequence GTGACCGAGCCCCGGGCTCCCATTGCAGGTCGATCGCGCGCAGTGTTGGTGCTGCTGGCTGGCGTGGCCCTGTCGCTGGCGGGGTTCTTCCTCGCCCGGGATGCCCGCCGTCGGCAGGTGGAAGCCGAATTCCAGGCCGCGGCCAGGGACCGGGCTGAGAGCGTGATCCAGGGGTTCCGCCACGGGCTGGAGGATGTCCTCGTCCTCCGGAGCTACTTCGAATCCAGCGACCAGGTGACCCGGGAGGATTTCGACGCCTTCACCTCGCTCACGCTCTCCCTGCACCCCTACATCCAGGCGCTCCAGTGGCTGCCGGAAGTGAGTCCCGGGAACCGGGCCGCCCTCGAGGCCGAGGCCCGGCGCAAGTACTCCGGATTCCGATTCTTCAACCGGGATGCCGCGGGGCAGGAGGTCATCCTCCCGGCCGATGCCCGGTTCCACGGCGTGGCCTTCGTGAGTCCCTACAAGGGCAACGAGGTGACCCTGGGCTTTGCCGCCGAGCACCTGGCCACCCGGCAGCAGGCTCTGGAGCGGGCGCTGCGCACGGGGGAGCTCTCCGCCAGCGGGCGGATCCGGCTCATCCAGGAGCAGGGCAACCAGTTCGGGCTCCTGGTGATGGCCTCGGTGCGCAGTCCCCATGGCCCCTCCCGCGGCGTGGTCCAGGGCGTCTTCCGCGCCGGAGACCTGGTGCAGAAATCCCTGGCCATCCTGGAGCCCCGGGGCGTGGAGCTGCGGCTGCTGGATGCCAGCGCCCCGCCCTCCGAATCCGTCCTGCACGCGGAGCCATCTCCGCTTCCTCCCGAAGGTCCGGCGAAGTCGTCGCCGCTCCGCCTCACCCGCGAGTTCGAGCTGGCAGGTCGGCGCTGGGTCGTGGTGGTGACGCCCGGACCCGGGCACTATCCCCTGGCGGCCGGCTGGCGGGCCTGGGGCGTCCTCGCCGGAGGCCTGGCTTTCAGCTTCCTCCTGGCGGGCTATGTGCGGACGCTGCTGGCCGGCCAGGCGCAGATCCGGGCCCAGGTGGAGGCCCGCACCCATGAGCTGGCGGAAGAGGTGGAGAGCCACCGGAAGGATGCCCGGGCCCTGCGGGAGAGCGAGGCGCGGTTCCGGCAACTGGTGGAGGTGATGGGCGAAGGCATGTGGGTGCTGGATCCCGACGGGAACACCACCTTCGTCAATCGCCGCATGGCGGAGATGCTGGGGTACCCGCCAGCGGAGATGATCGGACGGCCACTGACCGATTTCGAGTTCGACGACGACATCCCCGCTTCCCGGCGCAACATGGCCCAGCGCCGGGAGGGCATCAGCGCCCAGCACGACTTCCGGTTCAAGCGGAAGGACGGCTCGGAAGTCTGGACCATCGTCACGGGCAACCCCGTCCTGGATGACGAAGGCCGGGTGGTGAGCGTGCTCGGCATGATCACGGACATCACCGAGCGTCGCCGGGCGGAGCAGGCCCAACTCCAGAGCCAGAAGCTCGAAAGTCTGGGCGTTCTGGCGGGGGGCATCGCCCACGACTTCAACAACCTGCTGACGGCCATCCTCGGGAACATCAACCTGGCGCAGATGTGCATCCCGCGCCTGTCGCCCGCCCAGCTCTACCTGGAGAACCTGGAGAAGACCGTCCACCGCGCGACGAGCCTCACGCGGCAGATGCTGGCCTATTCGGGCAAGGGGCGGTTCGTGGTGGCCCCGCTGGATCTGAACCAGGCCGTGGAGGAGATGTCGCACCTGCTGGGAGTCTCCATCTCCAAGAAGGTGAGCCTCCGCTTCCAGCTTCAGACGGGCCTTCCGGCCCTCATGGCCGAGGCGTCCCAGATCCAGCAGGTGGTGATGAACCTGGTGACCAATGCCTCCGAGGCCATCGGTGAAGCGGAAGGGATCGTCTCCATCCGGACGGGGCTCCAGGTTTACTCCGAAGCGGATCTGACGCGGGACTTCCCCGGCCAGGACATCGCACCGGGCGCCTTCCTCACGCTGGAGGTCGCCGATACCGGCCAGGGCATGACGCCCGAGGTCCAGGCGCGCATCTTCGAGCCTTTCTTCACCACGAAGTTCACGGGGCGCGGCCTCGGCCTGTCGGCCATGCAGGGCATCATCCGCGGCCACAAGGGCGGCATCCGGGTCTACAGCGAGCCCGGCAAGGGGACCACCTTCAAGGTGATCTTCCCGGCCGGCACCCGGGCCGTGGACTTCGAGCCAGAAGAAGCGGAAGTGGATGCCTGGCGCGGGTCGGGGACCGTTCTGGTCGTGGACGATGAGGACGGTGTGCGCACCGTCGCCGAGGCCCTGCTCCGCTCCATGGGCTTCGAGGTGATCCTGGCCAAGGATGGGATGGAGGCCCTGGAACGGTTCCGCAGCGCCGCCGGCGCCATCCGGGCGGTGCTCCTGGACCTCACCATGCCCCACATGGGAGGAGTCGAGACCTTCCGGGAACTGCGCCGCATCGACCCGGGCTGCCGGGTGGTGCTCACCAGCGGCTACAACGAGCAGGAGGCCATCCAGGATTTCCTGGGCAAGGGGCTGGTGGCCTTCGTCCAGAAACCCTTCCAGAGCACCAGCCTGGCGCAGGCCATGAAGAAGGCCCTGGAGGGCTGA
- a CDS encoding tetratricopeptide repeat protein, translated as MNRNIMFALAGGLAVGALVGYFFGASSQREAGPVVAAPTAAAPIMPAPSLGGAVAPGTPGGMPGAVLPNAETQNRMARLQAMVAADPKNHDAWVSLGNDYFDTHQPQKSVEAYAKALALKPEDPNVLTDQGVMYRQLNQFDKAVANFQKAAKLDPTHVQSLFNLGVVYAHDLQKPDEATKAWNKVLVLAPNSEQAAQARQQLSQLKK; from the coding sequence TTGAACCGGAACATCATGTTCGCCTTGGCGGGAGGACTCGCCGTGGGAGCCCTCGTGGGCTACTTCTTCGGTGCCAGCAGCCAGAGGGAGGCCGGCCCCGTGGTCGCCGCCCCCACCGCCGCCGCTCCGATCATGCCCGCCCCCTCCCTGGGTGGCGCCGTCGCCCCCGGAACCCCGGGAGGCATGCCGGGTGCCGTCCTCCCGAATGCGGAGACCCAGAACCGCATGGCCCGCCTGCAGGCCATGGTGGCCGCCGACCCGAAGAACCACGATGCCTGGGTGAGCCTGGGCAACGACTACTTCGACACCCACCAGCCGCAGAAATCCGTGGAAGCCTACGCCAAGGCCCTGGCCCTGAAGCCAGAGGATCCGAATGTCCTCACCGACCAGGGCGTGATGTACCGCCAGCTGAACCAGTTCGACAAGGCCGTCGCCAACTTCCAGAAGGCCGCCAAGCTCGACCCCACCCATGTCCAGAGCCTCTTCAACCTGGGCGTGGTCTACGCCCACGACTTGCAGAAGCCCGACGAGGCCACCAAGGCCTGGAACAAGGTGCTGGTCCTCGCGCCGAACAGCGAGCAGGCCGCCCAGGCCCGGCAGCAGCTCAGCCAGCTGAAGAAGTAG
- the bioD gene encoding dethiobiotin synthase, which translates to MLDLDSLPHPLWVLGTGTGVGKTHVSARIAQAWAAHGPVTYRKPFQTGVDRADHPDADATAVRGPGIATENHVLLKEPLSPLAAAQHEGRILDLDATARWCLRPTEGRVLLEGVGGLMVPLAPRTHFLGWATDLKVPCVLVALGGLGTLNHTLLSAEALMLRGWRIEAVLLNPGADGTDPLTAEENARILRGFLPIHIRVVN; encoded by the coding sequence ATGCTCGATCTGGATTCCCTTCCCCATCCCCTCTGGGTTCTCGGCACCGGCACGGGGGTGGGGAAGACGCATGTCTCCGCCCGCATCGCGCAAGCTTGGGCGGCCCACGGCCCCGTCACCTATCGCAAGCCCTTCCAGACGGGCGTGGACAGGGCGGACCACCCTGACGCCGACGCCACGGCCGTGCGCGGTCCAGGCATCGCCACCGAGAACCATGTCCTGCTGAAGGAACCCCTGTCCCCGCTGGCCGCGGCCCAACACGAAGGCCGAATCCTCGACCTCGACGCCACTGCCCGCTGGTGCCTGCGCCCCACCGAAGGGCGCGTGCTGCTCGAAGGCGTCGGCGGCCTCATGGTGCCCCTGGCTCCGAGGACCCACTTCCTTGGCTGGGCCACGGATCTGAAGGTGCCCTGCGTGCTGGTGGCCCTGGGCGGTCTCGGCACGCTGAACCACACGCTGCTGTCCGCCGAGGCCCTCATGCTCCGCGGCTGGCGCATCGAAGCCGTGCTGCTCAACCCCGGCGCGGATGGCACGGACCCCCTCACGGCCGAGGAGAACGCCCGCATCCTGCGAGGGTTCCTTCCAATCCACATCCGTGTCGTGAATTAA
- a CDS encoding sensor histidine kinase, translating into MSDALSRHAVLASLLFGVAGFLANLLRVEIFFNVDFIFGSAFVMFAILHAGLGPGVAAALLAGSATWVLWNHPWALVILAAEAICVGWLVRRRSWDLLLADILFWTVLGAPLVWVFYHHLLHTSVQTTTLIILKQAVNGIINTILAYLIHVAWRAWTRPGTGIRPALRPAFFITMVAMVAFPALLFLVVYVRRGIHQEEQLLVRHSAELDQVARQALREWIEDKHQGVTTLAALATRPGAPRERLQEATEIIRAATPAFRRVGVLDARADVIAYSPLNDDEGRPVLGRNFADRPYLPALRASLRPLVGDLVMGRIGPTQPMLPLLAPILREGRYDGYCIGVTNLDHVRELLQTLAGQSGAQLTLLDRNQRVISSTRRELAVMSEFHPPIAETRPLGEGAWQWIPRLKPGTSRMQRWRSSLLVREGLLTPQFPWKVRVELPLVPMLDSLTRISLFGLGTLYLLILGTAALAQTLSQRFTDSISKLEAATRAFPLLLQADAGTPLALPPSGIEEMHRLNGHFQQMADALRSSFHELNALKDTLEERVATRTRELQEAVDTIKTLHGIIPICASCKKIRDDHGSWNQLETYISQHTDADFTHGICPECSERLYPGLRPKSSEGRSGPA; encoded by the coding sequence ATGTCGGACGCCCTCTCGCGCCACGCGGTCCTGGCCTCGCTTCTGTTCGGGGTGGCGGGTTTTCTGGCCAACCTGCTGCGCGTCGAGATCTTCTTCAATGTCGACTTCATCTTCGGGTCGGCCTTCGTGATGTTCGCGATCCTCCATGCCGGCCTCGGCCCCGGCGTGGCCGCCGCCCTGCTGGCGGGCAGCGCCACCTGGGTGCTCTGGAACCATCCCTGGGCCCTGGTGATCCTCGCCGCCGAAGCCATCTGCGTCGGCTGGTTGGTCCGGCGCCGATCCTGGGACCTCCTGCTGGCGGACATCCTCTTCTGGACCGTCCTGGGCGCGCCGCTGGTCTGGGTGTTCTACCACCACCTGCTCCACACCTCGGTCCAGACGACGACCCTGATCATCCTGAAGCAGGCCGTCAACGGGATCATCAACACCATCCTGGCCTATCTCATCCATGTGGCCTGGCGCGCCTGGACGCGGCCTGGGACCGGGATCCGACCGGCCCTCCGCCCCGCGTTCTTCATCACCATGGTGGCCATGGTCGCCTTCCCGGCGCTGCTGTTCCTCGTGGTCTATGTCCGGCGCGGGATCCACCAAGAGGAGCAGCTGCTGGTCCGCCACAGCGCCGAACTCGACCAGGTGGCCCGCCAGGCGCTGCGGGAGTGGATCGAAGACAAGCACCAGGGCGTGACCACCCTCGCAGCCCTGGCCACCAGGCCAGGAGCGCCACGCGAGCGCCTGCAGGAGGCCACGGAGATCATCCGCGCGGCCACCCCGGCCTTCCGGCGGGTGGGCGTGCTCGATGCCAGGGCGGATGTGATCGCCTACAGCCCCCTGAACGACGACGAGGGGCGCCCGGTCCTCGGCAGGAATTTCGCGGACCGGCCCTATCTCCCGGCTCTGCGGGCCTCGCTCCGTCCCCTCGTGGGTGACTTGGTCATGGGACGGATCGGCCCCACCCAGCCCATGCTGCCCCTCCTGGCGCCCATCCTCCGGGAGGGCCGCTACGACGGCTACTGCATCGGGGTCACCAACCTCGACCATGTCCGGGAGCTCCTGCAGACCCTCGCCGGCCAGAGCGGTGCCCAGCTCACCCTCCTGGACCGGAATCAGCGGGTCATCAGCAGCACCCGGCGGGAACTGGCGGTCATGTCCGAATTCCACCCGCCCATCGCGGAAACGAGGCCCCTGGGCGAAGGGGCCTGGCAATGGATCCCCAGGCTCAAGCCAGGGACCAGCCGCATGCAGCGCTGGAGAAGCTCCCTCCTCGTCCGGGAGGGGCTCCTCACGCCGCAGTTCCCCTGGAAGGTGCGGGTGGAACTGCCCCTGGTGCCCATGCTCGATTCGCTCACGCGGATCAGCCTGTTCGGCCTGGGAACGCTTTATCTCCTGATTCTCGGCACCGCGGCCCTGGCCCAGACCCTCAGCCAGAGATTCACGGACTCCATCAGCAAGCTGGAAGCGGCCACCCGGGCCTTCCCCCTGCTCCTTCAGGCCGATGCCGGCACGCCGCTCGCCCTCCCGCCCAGCGGCATCGAGGAGATGCACCGGCTCAACGGCCATTTCCAGCAGATGGCCGACGCCCTGCGGTCCTCCTTCCACGAATTGAATGCCCTCAAGGACACCCTGGAAGAGCGGGTGGCGACCCGGACCCGGGAACTCCAGGAGGCCGTCGACACCATCAAGACCCTCCACGGGATCATCCCCATCTGCGCCTCGTGCAAGAAGATCCGGGACGACCATGGTTCCTGGAACCAGCTCGAGACCTACATTTCCCAGCACACGGACGCCGACTTCACCCACGGCATCTGCCCGGAGTGCTCGGAACGCCTCTACCCTGGGCTGCGGCCCAAAAGCTCCGAGGGTCGATCCGGGCCGGCCTAG
- the bioA gene encoding adenosylmethionine--8-amino-7-oxononanoate transaminase translates to MPTPLPPDWSDRLAFDRAHLWHPFTQMKIHEADPPVPVVGGEGCDLLLANGERVLDGVSSWWTCLHGHGHPRLVSALERQAARLDHVMFAGFTHEPALELVARLKPKLPANLTRAFFSDDGSTAVEVALKMAFQAQLQRGEKGRDRFGALRGGYHGDTLGAVGVGELENFMTGLFRPLLLACERLEVPEDPRREIQPDLAGWPERLASARQAVRAFFAAHGERLAAFIAEPLIQCAGGMRMWPPELLQELRAQCDAHGVYLILDEVATGFGRTGTFLACEQAGVAPDLLCLSKGLTGGTLPLSLTWATEGLYEQFWGDPASGRAFLHGHSYTANPTACAVACASLALFEEEPVLAHAATMHAAMTDALTVLSAHPAVRQARVLGTIGACRLVDPATGEAHPSDDRFGWHLHRRALDHGLLARPIGDCLYLMPPLNTPPARIREAAATLVELLPR, encoded by the coding sequence ATGCCCACGCCCCTTCCCCCCGACTGGTCTGACCGCTTGGCCTTTGACCGCGCCCACCTCTGGCACCCCTTCACGCAGATGAAGATCCACGAGGCGGACCCACCGGTGCCGGTGGTGGGCGGCGAAGGCTGCGACCTGCTGCTGGCCAACGGCGAGCGCGTGCTGGACGGCGTCTCCAGCTGGTGGACCTGCCTCCACGGCCACGGCCATCCCCGCCTGGTGAGCGCCCTGGAGCGCCAGGCCGCCCGGCTCGACCATGTCATGTTCGCCGGCTTCACCCACGAGCCCGCCCTGGAGCTGGTGGCGCGGCTGAAACCGAAGCTGCCCGCCAACCTCACCCGGGCCTTCTTCTCCGACGATGGCAGCACGGCCGTGGAGGTCGCCCTGAAGATGGCCTTCCAGGCCCAGCTGCAGCGCGGCGAGAAGGGCCGCGACCGCTTCGGTGCCCTGCGGGGCGGTTACCACGGTGACACCCTGGGCGCCGTGGGCGTGGGCGAACTGGAGAACTTCATGACGGGCCTCTTCCGGCCCCTGCTGCTGGCCTGCGAGCGCTTGGAGGTGCCCGAGGATCCCCGCCGCGAGATCCAACCCGACCTGGCCGGCTGGCCGGAGCGGCTGGCCTCCGCCCGCCAGGCGGTTCGCGCCTTCTTCGCCGCCCACGGGGAACGCCTCGCGGCCTTCATCGCCGAGCCCCTGATCCAGTGCGCCGGCGGCATGCGCATGTGGCCGCCGGAGCTGCTGCAGGAGCTCCGTGCGCAATGCGATGCCCATGGTGTCTACCTCATCCTCGACGAGGTGGCCACGGGCTTCGGCCGCACGGGCACCTTCCTGGCCTGCGAGCAGGCCGGCGTGGCACCCGACCTGCTCTGCCTCTCCAAGGGCCTCACCGGCGGGACCCTGCCCCTGTCCCTCACCTGGGCCACAGAGGGCCTCTACGAGCAATTCTGGGGTGACCCTGCCTCCGGCCGCGCCTTCCTCCACGGCCACAGCTACACCGCCAATCCCACGGCCTGCGCCGTGGCCTGCGCCAGCCTCGCCCTCTTCGAAGAGGAACCGGTGCTGGCCCATGCTGCAACCATGCACGCCGCGATGACGGACGCCTTGACGGTTCTGTCCGCCCATCCGGCTGTAAGGCAAGCCCGCGTCCTCGGCACCATCGGGGCGTGCCGCCTGGTGGATCCCGCCACGGGCGAGGCCCACCCCTCCGACGACCGCTTCGGCTGGCACCTGCATCGCCGGGCCCTGGATCACGGTCTGCTGGCGCGGCCCATCGGGGACTGCCTCTACCTGATGCCCCCGCTGAACACGCCCCCGGCCCGCATCCGGGAGGCGGCGGCCACCCTGGTCGAGCTTCTGCCGCGCTGA